TTTAGGGCCGGTTTGGCCAGGCTCTTTCGTGCTCTGCCTCCTCACTACAGTGCTATAAGAGCCACAGATCATGGCTTCTTCTGACTCCACATTCATTTTATgaagagagaaaaacggctcGTGTAAGGAGGAGCAGGAGCCACAAGAAGCCGTGCAAAATAGGTCCCAGCCATCATTAGCATAGCAATGAATAATTATGAAACACCCATTCTTCATCGCTGGATTGCTGATCTGTTTGAAAACAAATGCTTGCTACAAATAATAAAATTCGAATTGTGGTATACACTATATCATGCAAATGTTCTACAATAAACATACCGAAACATCGGTAGACGACATTGCaagttaggccttgtttagtttctcccctaaagtttactccatatcccatcgaatgtttgcatggagtattaaatatagactaaaaaataactaattgcgcagtttacgactaattttcgagacgaatcttttaagcctaattaggtcatgatttgacaatgtgtgaTACAGTaacacatgcgctaatgatgggttaattaggcttaataaattcgtctcttgtattactgacggattctgtaatttatttttttattagtatccgaacaccctataCGACACTCCCATATAACACCCGATAGGACACCTCTAAAATTTTATACCCTAAATTTAAACCACACCATAGTGATTTGGTAGACAAAGGGAGCGAAGGATCGGAGCAAGAAAAAGGCCTAGTGGAGGGAGGCACGATTAGGATCTCTGCACGTTGCCGCCCGTGCAGAATTTGCAGAAACCAATGAGCCATCAATTATTATTGTTACGTACACAGACATGAGATGCGTAGGGTATCATGAACGCTCGATATATGAAATTCGAGATCATATATACTAGCATAAATAGTACTCAAtcggttctaaattataagacgttttagtttttttagatacGTAGTTTTTACTATACacatagatatacactatgtctagatacatacttAAAGCAATGTATctcgaaaagccaaaatgtcttataatttgaaatggagggaggaGATATTAATTGTTGCTTGTGGTAGTCTTAATACAACCTATTGATAACCAAAATTATCTATTTTGTGAAGTTGTTAAAATATGGaacggacttcaccattgcgttcctctcatCAAGATGGtcaaaaaaaacatatatggaacgtctaattcggagtccggatgAAAGAGTTATGCCCCCGAAAAGATGCTCCGTTGTCGGGAGTTCCAGACttaagtcgggacttccgattgtcggaagttccgacagtTGTTGGGACTTTCAGGAAGCCTGAAGAAACTTATTCGGGAGTCTAGGGTTATCCCCACTTCGGGAATTCCAACAAAAGTCGGGACTttccgactatcgggagttcCGATTCAAGTCGAGACTTCCGATAGACCTAACAAAAAACCCTGTGTTCTCGTTATTCTTAACTTGTGGGAAACTTAtaaaataaggcttggagaggttttCTATTGGGacaagaccaccccctctatatatgagaggatcatggccgattgagttcccatctatccaatcgacaaACAAATCAACCTACTATCTCTACTCCAACCATTTTACTCTCTTCTCCAACCACCATGCTGTTCATCTCTTGATCCGATGACCAAGGATGGCGTCCTAGGCTTGTCGACCGACCTAGGGAAACCCGACGATGTCCTTGCCCTAATGGGGTCCCTTCCGGGTgagagcttcgacggtttctttgctagtttgcctaaaAATTAGCCGATTCTTCGTCACgcaagcacgttggttatcctttggtggtttgcttgtaaacctctccatTTTTCACCACGGAAGCGTGACATCCTTGCTACGTTCTTCGGTCCATAGTGGCCCGGGCGTCCAAGGCCCTGTTGGTATgtgattcggatcacttccgacTGTCAACGCGCTTTTTGGCGACTCCGCTGGGGAAGATTGGttcggctatctcttatagcTGATCTCTCTGACCTAGCCTTTACTCCTCATTGATCTATCTTCTAGTGCTCGCCATTACCATTGCATCTGGCCCAAAAGGCCAATCGCATCTGGTTTTGATCCCTTGTGTTCTCGTTTGCTATTTGGCAGCGTGTTGCGCTTGCTATTGGAAAATTTAGCAAGGCGAATAAGTTCTAAATCATGGAGTACCAAGGCGTTGCATCACAAAACTATTACAATTACCCCAAGGTACAGCTTGCAAATGCATCTTATGATCCCAATAAttattttgcaagttctatgAACTCTCATGTTGATGCTGCTAGTCATAATCATACTAGACTAGTCCATGACGCGCGCCCTCACGCACGCCGGCAAATCACCTGATTAAGGCGCAGGCAAAAAATATGTTTAATCTTTGGATGgaaacaatattaggagtttaataTAGACTGGTGAAAGGGCTCGCACCATCGCGCGCACGTGCAGTTACAAATGTAGAGACTGAATTGGTTTGAGATATATCATGAAGTACTTATGGATATTCATAATCTGAgtgaatggaaaaaatgatgataCATATAGGAACCTAAGCCATTGGTTTGAGATATACCATGAAGTACTTATGGATATTCATAATCTGAgtgaatggaaaaaatgatgataCATATAGGAACCTAAGCCTTTCTTTCACCTAACTTTGGACTGCAGATAACGAAGTACAGAGTGAAACTTGGAAGGAAGCTGAGACTGGCCATTTTGTAAGGTTGTAGGAAGCACAACAAAAgtaaactaaatgcaagtacctATGGTCAGATGAGTCCATTTTTGGCAGAGTTCGCATCTGTGCTTTTTTATTTCTTGGACACATGAAAAAGATGAGATGGACAATTAGAAGTGCTGCATAGCTTAAACCATAACTGTGACGCCAAATAATCACAAAAACTTTTACCACTCTCGTTTTGTTCATGACTGCGGACTCTGCATAAGAATCGCCAAGGCAACAGTAGCCAGTAGACATTGATCAGGATGTACCTTCTGAATCATGTATTGTAGCAATGCAATATGAATCATAGTCCCTAACCAATCAGAATAGATTAAGTACATAGCAAACCAGAAAAAATCACTTTAGGTTCGAAGCAGGTGCACATATCCTATGCAGGTGTATAACTATTTTTTTAAGAAACCAGGAAAGAATATCCTAtgcaggtacacatatcctatgCAAGGGCAGTAACAAAAAGTAGAACTTGCTATATTcaccagcatatatatatatatatatatatatatatatgattcaaAACCCCACAAATATGCCGGTTCGAACACAAGAGCATTAGCTATAGAGCAGCCACAATTTTAACTAACTTGTCATACGAAGATAGATGTGTGTACTTAACTTTTCGTCAACAATTAGGAGGCATGTATCTTTTGGGGAACTATCACAGCAGCAGAAATACATGCCCATTATGACACAGCAACCAATACGTGGCCTTTTTTTTTGAGCAGTTGGAAAAGATATCTTCGAAATAGAAATTTTATGTAGCATATAATAATATTACGTCATCGTCAGTTAAAGGCATAGATAGAAACaatgtacataaaataatctgAAGGCTATTCTTTtttcatgctgctacagtgaagGAAGAAGCGTTGGGTATCTTGACTGTATTCCTGATCTTAAGACCTAGGAAGGCAAACCTGAAAAGTTGACACCAAATTCATATGTTGAATGTTAGATTTGCTGACATAGCACGGTATGGAACCTACGTCCAAGAAATATTAGAACAAGAGAGTGGagcttctttttttttgttttgctgaGATGGAGGTTCAGCTGCGATTCCATGTGGCTTGTGTTTCAATAAAATGTAGTGAAACAAAGCATAAGTGGAGACTAAATTAGTGATTTGAGAGGAAGTACCTAAGTTGAAAAAAATGCAGGTGGACAACACTTATTATGTTGTACAGTCTGCAGAGATGTGTAGCACTGAATCCATAACGCGGTTCATACATGCCTGAAGTTAAAAGAGGCAGCAAGATTTTGACATGCGGTGACCGGTTAACTGGAACAATGTAGAGGCACTGTTGTGTCTAGCAGAAATCATTGCCATTTCCAGGATAACATGTAAGAAAGGCAGAGGAAGAGGATAACTCACCAAAATGATGAACTGAGCTTGGAAGGTGTTCTCTACGGATTGAGAAAGTGTTGCCCCTAGATAAGCAAGGGAGCCCAACCTAGAAAATACGGACATATATATCATAATTGGATCGGAAAATATCATGGAGCAATAAATCTCTTCTGATTTCACTATGTTCTTTTTTAGGACACACGATAGATCAAAGAACTAACTACttgtaaatttgttcacaatCTTCTTTTCGGACAGCAAATGCACATTGTCTAATATGTGAAATACGTTGCATCATTTTAGACAGGAAACACCTCCACAGAACCTAAAATTTACAAATGTCTTGAAAAATAGGAAGGACTGAGAAAGAAGGCTGTGGACATATCAATGATCAAGGAACATGATCAGTGTTGTGTCTAGCAGAAATTATTGTCATTCCCAGGATAACATGTAAGAAAGGCAGAGAAAGAGGATAACTCACCCAAACGATGAACTGAACTTGGAAGGTGTTCTCTATAGGATTGAGAAAATACTACCCCTAGATCAGCAAGAGAGGCCAACCTagaaaatatagacatatcaTAATTGGATCAGAAAATATCATGGATATTTAAACAATTTAAAAAATAACAGGAGAAGGCAATCTACTAAGGATAATACCTCTGAATCCACAATAAATAGACAGCCTTCGGCAGCATGCTAAAATGCTGAAGGTGGGTGCAAGAATTTGACTGACTCAAACTCTTAATCCTCAAAGTTCACGGAAGATCCAATCTGCAAAGTGGAGGAAAATGGCAATTCATAACTCTGCATGGATGTAAACCTTGTGGTTATATAAATAAAATCATAACTCAAGGTAACAGGAAGCTATGGTTGCATAATCTAGAATTATCCCATGGCTGTTGCTAATGATGATCCTATGCTGGTTAATGTCAGAGATTAAAATGCGATCCCCACTTTCATCAACTGATATGCATGGTTCAGCACATTGAACTATAGAATATCACTTTTCTAGTACATATAAGTTTACTTTCACAAGGAACAGAGCATGGAATCGCAGATCTAAACATGTCTACATATTTTTTCAAGACCGAAGCATGGAATCGCAGATGTAAACATAGATCTCTCAGTTTAGACATTTAGAAAACCTAACCATAGGGTGATAGTTCCCCTTGCCTTTGTTAAGAGAGGTAAAGATCATGCCCTTTAGGGAGTTACTAACTGTACTGTGAGCAGCTGGGAGTGTAGACTAAAAAAATAGATTGCACCAGGCACAGACCAACTCAATTACTGCATTTAGGAtatggaaaaggaaaaaaaaggcaGAAGATAAGGTGAACAAACCCTGGTACACAGCATTAACCAAATCATTTTTGGACACCGCATTGAACTCAATATATCCAACAGATGAATCATCATTTTCTCTTTTTTGCAAACCACAGAAAGCTGTAGTTGTAACAACCAGTCGTCTCTGCATCTTCATTGTCTTAACAGGAGCGCAGTCACCATGTTTAACCTACAGATAACATAAGGAAGATCACAATAGTCAGATAGTTAAGAAAGATCTTGACTCCTGAGATAATCCAGAAGACAGAATTTATTTAGATTGCCCATTACCTTCATCGTAACCAACTTCTCGTTTGGACCTTGCAACATGGATGAGGCGTGAAATGCAGATTGACCTCCTACATCAATGCTGCTGACTGATAAAAGCCGATCACTCTGATGCTTGATCAAATAACTTGAACATTGATCTAAACTGTGCACCTTATCCAAATATAAGAAGTGTATCATTAGTTGACCTATACATGTATATAGAATCAAAGATTATAAAATAGACACATCCAAAGATCTATACGTACTACATTATTGGGCAGTCCAAGCAACCAGACTCAAATATACCAAACAAGAGTTCGCTGTGATATTAATATCATCGATAACAAAGTACAAAACAATTGTATGCAAAACCGACAGCTGAGAGCAGTAGAAACTAAATTGGCCCAAAGCTTAGAAGTTAAACTGCATGCAAAACGAACAGCCGAGAGCAGTAGAAAGCAAACCGGGCCAAAGCTTCTAAGTTGCGAGACCTATAGGGTTTAGCAGCGAGGCAAAACAACGTGAGCTGAAATTAGGCAGGATTCACTGTATCTCATTGAACTTCTTGGAACTTACTTTGATATAGACAAGGGTCGTCCTTTGTAGCTTCGTTACTGACCTTTCTTTAATGTAATTTAGAGGCAGACATGCGAGTAGTTTCTTTAATCAGTTGGACATCTTAAATGGGAATGCAGTGGAAAGTTGCTCATATCCAACTATATTAATTTTAATTGGAAGCCGCGGGTTTACCCTAACTATTTTGCAGGGGCATCACTAGTTGCAACTAGGACCTGTTTTTTTTTCCAGTAGATGGCAAAGCACAGAGCAATTTAAATGTAGGTCTAGTCTTAAAATTAcaaattattttagaaaataccAAGAACCAAACACAGAAATAGTAAGTAAAATCCAGCTGCAATAATATTTGGATTTGGAGCTGGGATTGGAGACCTGAGGATGCAGCGACCGTGAATTATGTCAACAATGCACACCTAGAGCCAAAATCAAGTTATGCAATACAAACGCAGGAATTGGACAAGATACATAAAAGGTATTCATGCATGGAATCATAAATCCAAACCTAAGGGGTCTGTGAAGCTAACAGGACTCATCAGACTGTAATGCTATAGAAAAAATTCTCGCTCTCAAACACTAGCATCCTATTTTTTAGGTTACATACATAATCAGGTACATACGTCAAGCCAGTTATAGGATGAAAATATTTATGTCCATCTTTCTAGAATTCCCAATGGGATTGAATTCGTACATAGTTCTCATCAGGGTGAGTAGCCATCTCTCCCAAGCACATGACTAAGAAGTTAAAATATCATGTAATGTTTCATGTTGCTACGTCCGCTGACAATTTGATTTAGTATAGCACTACAAAAGATAATCTAAGATTGTAATGGTGAAGTACACAAACCAGCTAATCTGATGACAGAGACTGCCTAACAAATTTTCATTCATTGAGCAATCGCATACTGCATATGACTACTattaataggtttaaaatgacTCATGGCTTGTCAGTGAATTGCGCCTGATGCAAGCTGTCCAATAGTTAAAGGGGTGTTGGGCATTACTCTAATAATTGGTCGTCCAACAGAAATGGAGTTTACTGGCCACATGTTCCTCCTGCCTATTCATGGTGAGCAAACCCACATAAGAAGACTTGGAAAAAGTTTGTACATAGAATGGAAGTAGAGGCAATAGGAAGACACATAGAAGCGATACCTGAGGAAAGTACCTTTTTATAATCTCCAACTGATCTTGAAGAAGCTTGTGGACGATCTTTTGTTTGTTTAAGCATTAGCATCATACGCTATGCCCTGGAAAATAGAGGATTAATTTGCTGAAGCTGGAGCCAAACTCAAAAGAACAGCGAAGAAAGCGccagttggatccagtggagacAGGGGACGCCTCGCACTGGATCCGCCTGCTCGGCACAGATCAGACGCCTCCGTTGCCGGCGCGAGGTCCAGGGCGTGGTCCTAGCTTTAGATCCTCCACCAGGAGGGGCCCCGCGAGCGGCCGCTTCAGATCCACCGCCGAGTTTGCTGACGTGACCTTCCCATGTCCATCCACGGCTACCATGGAGGCCCCTCCGCCGCCAGAGCCATCCGCCGTGTTAGGGCCTCAGGTGGCTGGCCACGCGGCCGTGGGGAACGACCGGTGATAGAGGGGCCAAACCCTAGGCCACACGACCCACTGGCTTACTTTGCGAGTAGGAAGTGGCGTGGCAGTGGtgttggtggaggaggaggaggagcaggaagaggaggaggagtgtgGCCGCCGCCACACGGAGGGCCATCGACCACCGAGTTTGGTCGGCACCGTCGCCTCAGTGGCGTGGCGACTCACGAGCGAGGGAGGGAGCGTAGAGGCGAGAGGATGAGGATGGGCATAGCACCGACACGGAGAGTAAATGAAGGACCGAAGGCTCCAGAACCAGGTGGACAAGAACAGTCGAAGAAACGATTTCTGGATGTCGAAGCAAAGATCGAAGGGCTGTAAACgatggtggcgacgtggccagcCTGAGGAGCGGCCGAGGCTTGCTGCTTTGATAGTAAGAAATATGTTGCATCGGGTAATACTTTTGATAATGCTCCTTATCATACACATCATAATTAGAGATATTATGGTCAAGAGCCAATGTCTACTATGCATTCTATGAATTTTGATGTtactagcaacatacaacatgtaGATCCTTATTCATCAGCTATGAGTTCAGAATATGTGGCTTCACCacaagacatgccgatgaatgaGATAATTAGCTATGACAATGCTAATTATTTAGCCAATTGCTCTCAAAATTCATCACCATATGCCGATGCTCCTATTCATAATTTAGCTTCACATACTACTCCCAACTCAAGccaaattaatgaaaattcagcaaggtATTTAAGTGCTAATACTCATGATTCAGCTTCACAGtgttactagtaaccatagccaaaTCAATGGAAATTCAACACCTTATGCAAGGATCAATGCCCATAATTCGGCTTTGTATATCGCTCATGACCATAGCCGAATTAGTGAAATTTCAAGTAAGGCATTCGAGTGCTAAAACTCATGATTTGGCTCCACATATTGCTAATAATTATAGCCAAATCAATAAAAATTCAGCAATATGTGCACATGCAAACAATCGTGATCGGCTTCATATGTTACTCTCAAATCAAGCCAAATCGATGAAGATTTAGCCCACACTATAAATCCATATGGCTCCTCTAAATGGAAGGTGCCCGCTTATCATAGACCGTACCCATTTTGCTATGATTACTTGAAAACTCCTGATGGTTGGTGGGTACCTGATCTTTATAaatttagtggtgaagatgataagACTGTCGTGGAACACATTAGTATATATCTTTCACAGCTGAGCTTTGCCGGTAAAGAAGACTATATGAGAGTGCaaaattttcctttatctcttaCTGGTATTGCCTTTGCATGGTTTACATCTTTGCTCCGATGTACTATTGGTTTATGGTCTCATTTAGAGAAGCAATTTTATAAATACTTTGAAAAGATTAATGAGAAAAGACCGATTACAATTGAGTCATCTGCTAAAAGAGGATTGCTAGTGGGCATGAAAGAAAGAATTGATTCAGATGTAAGCAAAGGTTCGGCTACAAAAGTCGAACAACAAAATATCCTTTCCAAATCAACCACATATCAAGAAACAAGTCTTGCTACAAAAAAACATGAGAAGCACAAGAAAATAGCTAGACTTGATTTTTTAGGAGATAAAGGAGTTGTACACTTATCTAGTGATTATCGTATCATTGATGGAGATCAAGCCCCTACAATCAACAAAGAAGGGTTGCTTGTCTTCTCAGAATCGGTTGAGCTGACTTTAAAGTTAGCTGAGTCGATTGCTACCTTCCCTAAGTCAGCTAGGCCAACTAGGAGTCAGCCAGGCTGACTACCTCTATTGCCTACCCTAAGTCGGCTAGGCTAACTTCCTAGTCAGTCAAGCCGACTACCCCTGCTAGTGCCCAAGTCGGCCTAGCCGACTTCTAGTTGGCTAAGCTGACTTTCTCGGTTCCGGCAGCTAGTCGATGCATCTTTAGATGATTCAGCACCTATTGTTGATTGTTCTCTAGAGATGAAGAGAAACATCATTCAAATCAAGGACATGAACTtctccaacatgatcaacaagttAGAGAACATAAATATTTTGCTCAAATTTCAATTCGGTCATACTATTTCAATTTCTGCATCTGTTAGAGATATCCTTGCTAATAGTTGTAAAAGATCGATTGAGAAAGGCATTTTATTTGTAGAGGATAACATAAAATCAAATTCTATTGGCCAACACATTGTTCCATATGGCAAGGCCGATAGTGGTAGTTCGTCAAAGCAAAAGCTTCTTAAAAGCAACTACAAAGCTGTGGCCAAATGGATTGATGTCAAATCTGATCCATTCGTTTGCCTAGCTTTAAAGCTAACTCCACAAAAGAATCGGCTAAGGAAATCAAATTACACCTTTGactttactttttgtgatcatgtctttgatatcTTGCACAAGAATAATTTTATGAGAATCATTGATCATAATGCTTTGCCatatattcaaaatttagaagagCTTAGATATTGCAAATGGCATAATTCTTTTGATCATAATACTTTTAATTGCAATATGTTTCATTGAGTGATCCAATCAGCTATTGATAAATGATGATTGAGATTTTCTGAAGCTCAACAAATGGACCAATTGGATTCAATTGGTCTTGATGGTAAACTAGGTTTCGAATCGACTTGCATTAGCTGATTCACTCAAAGATCAAGGCTTGAATGCCTaagagagagatgtggagcccTTAAGTGAAGACAAGGTTGTTGTCTATGAACTGCAAATTAAAGATATTCTAGAGGACAACGAAGTTATCATAGTTCTAGAAGACACTGGGGGCAGGTGAAATCTCTCTAGCCAAAGCAAAAGTCGATTGATCTCATTGAGCAAGGGGAATCAGGCTAAGGATCCTCCTTTGGAGCATGTTTTTCAATATGGTAAGGAGAAGGAGGATGCTCACAAAGCTATTGGAGGCAAAGGCCATGACAAGCAGAAGagtagaaggtcgaagctcagcttcgaggaacttctagctaaataCAAGAAGGTAGTAGAAGCAATTGTCACTAATTGGCCAAAGAAAGTCCAATCATCAAAATTGCCTCCAAAGCGCAAGTCTCAAGAGTGCATTTGGCAAGAAGATAGATCGCACACAGCAACAACATAttttccttttgagcagccaATTCCCATGGCATATGGACCACGACCTGTATATTTTCATCATTATTCATCTTGGGGCTGGTTTGATCAAGAGGCACATGTTCCACCATATTTTAGGCCACAATATGTAGAGTATGTAGCTCCTAGATatttagagagatcatcatcttatAAAGACCATTTTGATCAAAGTTGGTTCGAAGCTCAaccgaagaagaaagtggtaaaGCAAGTTTACCGCGTGAAGTATAATGGCCGAAAGAAGACTGAGTTCAGATCTGAATTTAACTATCGAAAAGTTAATTACATTGCTGAAAAATCCTGCTATTGATGGCAAAGAAATGAGAAAATCATCTATTGATATTCTAGGTGCCAAATCTAAACAAGAGAAGGTGAGAGTGCCCAAAATTAAGAAAGATTTACTTGCTGTCCAAAACAGAAATAAAATCGATATGCTCAATCGATTTACCAAAGTGGCAAGAAAAGAAGTTACAGAAGCTTAGTGTAGAGAAGCTTGAAAGAAAAGGGCTTGGCATGGGTTCCAAAAGGAAGTATTCAAGCTTAGAAGGATGATGCTCAAGCAAGTGGTGCAACCAAGGCAAAGAAAAGGAGATTCAAGAAACAATTATCAAGTTGGAGGTTTGCATTGaatcatcaaaatcattggtCATGGTATCATCCATATTCTCTGCCTATGCCTATGTGGAATTCATCCTATGGTATGTATGGTTATCCCTTAGCTCCTTATTTTGATCCTTGGTGTGGATCTTTATGTGATGGAGGGTTGCCAAATTATTATGCATACTAATGATCAAGAGCCAAAATATTTTGTTTTGAGTATGCATACTCATGTGAATAAATTCATATGGGCGATATTTTGATATCAGCCCTTAGTGTAAAAATATAGCTGATGAATGCTTGCGACCATCGTGCTATTAAAAAGCCCCATGGAATTTACTTTGATGGCTTTAAAGCCCTGGGGCATGATATATGCATTTAGATTTACTTCATGGATCTAACAATATGATTAATCGGCTTGTAAATGAAGCTAAGTTGGCATTGTTATTGTTTCTCCCAATGGTGCTGAAATTGGGATGTCAACCCTGATTAAATTTCTATTGTACCAACAATCAAACCGAATATGAAGCTCTCTTATTCGGGTTGATTATGTTGCGTTCTATGGAGGTAAAACATGTTGAAGCCTATGGTGATTCTTTGCTAGTGGTGCAGCAAGTTGCTGGTGAATCTCAATGCTTAGAGGGGATCACTAAGAGCTTGTCTTAATGCTTGCCTTGATATTATTGACTATTTTGTTGAATTCTAAATTCAGCATATTCTGAGACATgaaatcaaaaggccaacatgttagctcaacaagcatctAGCTATGACATCGGTGGGTGTAATTTTCATATTCAAGAACAACCGATGCATGAAAGTTTAATTTTTTTCCGTGCGGGTACAGACCAATTGGCTAAGCTGACTAACCCAGTCGGCTTAGCCAACTCCATCTCTACCATAGCCAGGTCGGCTAGGCCAACTGACATAGTTGGCTAGACTAACTACTCCAAGTCAACTAAGCCAACTGCCCCACTCAGTTCAGTCGACTCCCCTATTACCAACCTGGTCAATTCTCCCGAGAAGCTCCCAAATCGACCCGATGTGACTTCTAGTGATGTTGGGGCCGATTTAGAAGATTAGAGAACTCCCTTACTAAAATATTTATGTGATCCAAGTGCTAAAATTGATAAGGGTATTCGACGGAGCGCTTTCAAGTATgtattgcataatgatgagctctatcaGAGAACCGCCAAAGACTTGATGTTTAAGTGTTTGGGATCTGATCAAGCAAGAGTGactatgggagaagtccatgaaggcattTATGGTATGCATCAATCGGCCCtgaagatgaagtggttattgcaTAGAGCCGATTttattggcctactatgatggtCGATTGTTTTTGTTACTACAAAGGTTGCAAAGAGTGCCAGAAGTTTGGAAATATTCTGCTTGTGCCTGCTGCTATGCTTCATCCTATTATCAAACCGTGGCCTTTTCGTGGTTGGGGGCTAGACTTTATTGGCCAAATACATCCTCCATCTTCAAAGGGACATCGTTTTGTGTTAGTTGCTATGGATTACTTTACAAAGTGGATCGAGGCAATTTCTTTGAAGAATATAACACATACGGAGGTAATTGAGTTAATCACTGAGCATATTATCCATAGATTTGGTATCCCTCAAACATTAACAACAAATCAAGGGACATCATTCAGTGTCTAAGGAGGTGAGGGAATTTGCCAAATTATATAAAattaagttgctcaattcatctccatactatgctcaagtcaatggTCAGCTTGAGTCTAGTAATAAGATTTTGATCAAGCTTATCAAAATGAAGATTGAGGAAAATCCAAGGAGGTGGCATGAAGTATTGTCTGAGGCTCTATGGGTACATCGCATTTCAAGCcatggtgctacaaaggttactccttttgagttagtatatggtcaAGAGGCCGTGTTGCCTATCGaggtgaatttggatgcatacaggcttgctaaacaaaatgatcTATCAGCTGTTGtgcatcatgatttgatgatggataacattgatgaggtgactgatgtgagattaaaagctctcaaggaaatagataaagataaagctcgagttgccaaagcatacaacaagaaggtcaagagcaaatCCTTTTCAGTGGAAGAATTAGGgtggaaaaccatactaccaattggatcgaagagcaatcGGTTTGGCAAGTGG
This DNA window, taken from Miscanthus floridulus cultivar M001 chromosome 13, ASM1932011v1, whole genome shotgun sequence, encodes the following:
- the LOC136499543 gene encoding uncharacterized protein, with product MKIEENPRRWHEVLSEALWVHRISSHGATKVTPFELVYGQEAVLPIEVNLDAYRLAKQNDLSAVVHHDLMMDNIDEVTDVRLKALKEIDKDKARVAKAYNKKVKSKSFSVEELGWKTILPIGSKSNRFGKWSLNWDGPYKVIKVIFK